The nucleotide sequence TCGACCTGCCTTGAGTGAGGCGACGGGGCTCTTCCCGCCGCAAAGCGATGGAGGGGCCGCGGCGACAAAAGTGACCTGTCGCCAAGGGCAGACGCGTCTGCTCGGCCGTTCCCATGGAACCGGCCGAGCACTCCAACTGACAGTCGTGTCCGACCGACAGCCCGGAGACGGCGGCAGCGCCTCCCCGTGGGCTCGGGGCGGGAGGTTCAGGAGCTCCGCTCTGGCACCGGAACGGCGGAGAGCACGTCGAGGGGGACGGGCCTCCACAGGAGCAGCAGCGTGATGAGCCACTGGACCACCTCGACGGGCAGCCTCCAGGCCTGCTCTGTGACGGCGATGCCATTCATCGTGACGGGGTCTCCGAGCGCATTGCCCAGGCCGACGGTGACGATGGCCACCGTCATGGCGACGAAGAGCGGCAGTGCGTTCAGGCGTGTGAGGAGGGCGGGGGCGGGCAGGAAGGCGCTGAGCAGCAGCCCCGTGCCGCAGATCATCTCCACCAGGCAGACGAGGTACGCGTTGAACAGCGGGAAGGGAACGCCGATGGCGGCCAGGTACATGCCGAAGCCCTCCACGCCCACGGGCAGCGACACGGCATCCGTGCCCAGGGGCATGGCTTCGAAGAACTTCAGGTAGCCCAGCACGAAGAAGATGAGCGCGGCCGTGGCGCGCAGGGCGAGCCGCAGGGGCGTGTCGGCGGGCGTCAGGAGGCGGGGGCCTGGAGTCCGTGCACGCACGCGGTGGGAGGGGCGCGTGCGCGTGGCGCTGGACGCGTCCCGCGGAAGCGCTGGAAGGGGCACGGAATGTCGCGAGCGGTAGTTCATGAATGCATCCGGGAGGGGGTGGGGGGAGGTGGAGCGACGGCGCCTTGCGCGGCCCCGTCCGTTGGTGGTCCAGGGCGGGCGGGAATCCCATGGCGGCCCTCCACAGGGATGGAGTGCGGCGCCTCCAAAGTGAATGGCGTCCCACGGGCCCCGAGGTCCGCTGTCAGGACACCTGGGTGCCATGGAGGGAGCCGAGGGGTGCTCCGCGCCCGTCACATCCCGGGACTGGCGGAGGGGTACGCAACCCGGCGTGGCGCCAGCGAGCGCCTGGGACGGAGCGCCAGCCTGCGAGGCAGGCCGCCGGCCCGTCCCTTGCGGCCGCTTCTTCCCGTGGCTCGCCGCCCCGGGCAGGGCCCGCTGGGGTAGGGTGGGAGGCATCCATGATTGCCTTCATCCTCGCCGCCGTGCTGGCGCAAGCGCCGGTGCCTCCGGTGGAGCCAGGGCCGCCTCCATCCGCCGGGACGACCGAGCCTGCCGAGCCTGCCGAGCCCGCGCCGGTGCCCATCGCCGCGTTGCCCCCGGCCACGCACGAGCTGTTCCAGCGCATCGAGGGCCGCGTCGCCCAGGTGCGCATCATCGAGCGCCGGTCCGGGACGCGCTCGTCCATCGGCTCGGCGTTCTTCGTCTCCGCCGACGGGCACGCCATCACCAACTACCACGTGGTCTCCGACGTGGTCATCCACCCGGAGGACTACACCGCGGAGCTGGTGCTGAAGGGCGGAGGGGAGCCCGTGCCGGTGAAGCTGGTGGACGTGGACGTGGTGCACGACCTGGCCGTCATCCGGCTCGCCACGCCCGTGAAGGACTTCTTCGCCCTGGAGGAGCGCGAGCCCCCGCACGGCGCGCGCCTGTTCGCCATGGGCAACCCCAGGGATCTGGGCACCACCATCGTCGAGGGCACCTACAACGGCCTCATCCAGGACGCCCTCTACGAGCGGCTCCACTTCAGCGGCGCCATCAACCCCGGCATGAGCGGCGGGCCCACGCTCACGGGCGAGGGGCGGGTGGTGGGCGTCAACGTCGCCACCATGGGCAACCAGGTGGGCTTCCTGGTGCCGGTGCGCTACGCGCGAGAGCTGCTCGCCCGCGCGCTCCAGCGCAAGGCGGAGGACCCGCAGGCCCTGCTGGACGGCGTGCGCGCGCAGCTGATGGACAACCAGCAGCGGCTCACCGAGCAGCTCCTGTCGGCCCCGCCGCCGAAGCATGCGCTGGGCGGCTACCGCGTCCCCGGCCGCTGGAGCCCCTTCCTCAAGTGCTGGGGCGACACGCCGCACGACCCGGAGGTGCCGTACACCGTCACGAACTACCAGTGCTCGTCGGAGGAGGACATCTACCTGTCCTCGCGCCACCGCACGGGCGTGGTGTCCTTCCTGCACCAGCACGCCACCAGCCAGGAGCTGGGCCCGCTGCGCTTCTCCGCGCTGTACAGCGCGCTGTTCTCCAACGACCCGGACCCGGTGGAGGCCACGCGCCAGGACGTCACCAACTACCGCTGCCGGTCCGAGTTCGTGGACGTGGGCGGCCTGTCCGTGCGCACCGCGCTGTGCCTGCGCGCGTACCGGAAGTTCCCGGGCCTCTATGACGTGGTGCTGCGCGCCGCCACGCTGAACGCGGGCACCAGCGGCTTGGACACGTCGCTCACCCTGGCCGGCTTCACCGCGGACAATGGCCGCCGGATTGCCCGTCGCTACCTGGAGGGGCTGTCGTGGACGAAGTGATCTTCCTGGAGGTGCTGGAGGGCGACGCCGTCCACGCCCGCCACCGCCTGGAGCGCTTCCCCGCCAGCGTGGGGCGCGGCTATGGCAACGACGTCATCCTCGACGACCCGAAGGTGTCCGCCGAGCACCTGCGCATCGACCGGCGCGAGGACGGCGCCCTGGTGCTGCGCGACGTGGGCAGCCACAACGGCACGTACCGCGTCGACCCGTGGGCGCCGCTTGCCGAGCTGGAGCTGACGCCCGACACGCGCGTGGCCGTGGGGGACACCGTGCTGCGCTTCCGCGCGCGCAACCACCCCGTGGAGGACACCGTCGTGGGGCCCGCGCCCACCGCGCCCCGGCCTCGCGTGTTCGAGCAGCCCCGGACGTTCGCGCTGGCACTCGCCGCCCTGCTGGGCGCGAGCGTGCTGGAGGCGTACCTCACCAACTACGGCCGCACCGACTGGAGCGAGCTGGTGGTGTCCGTCGTCATCCCGCTGGCGCTCGTCCTCCTGTGGGCCGGCGGCTGGTCGGTGGCGAGCCGCATCGCCCGACGCCAGTTCCACTACCGCTCGCACGCCGCGATCGGCTCGCTGGTGCTGCTGGGCGCCTTCGTCCTGCCCCTGCTGCTGACGCTGGTGGGCTTCAGCCTGGCGCTGGGCAGCGGCCTGTCGGCGCTCCACCACGTCGCCTTCCTGGGGCTGCTGGGCTGGGGCCTGTTCTGGCACCTGCGCTACGTGACGCGGTGGGACCCGCGCCGGCTGGTGCGGGTGCTCGCCGTCGTCACCCTGGTCTTCGGGGGGCTGTCGCGCGCGGACGAGTTGCTGGGCAACGAGAGCTTCAGCCCGGAGCTGGACTTCCCCCGGACGCTGCTGCCGCCGGCCTTCCGGCTGGCGGGGACCCAGCCCGTGGAGACCTTCTTCGAGGAGACGGACGGCCTTGTGGAGCAGGTGGACGCGCTGGTGAAGGAGGACTGAGCGGCTACACGGCCGTGGCCCGGCTCGGGCGCGGCGTCGCCGCGGGCGCGTCCCCCGCCACGCTCGCCCGCACCAGCCGCAGGAAGTCCTCCAGCGTGCGGCCGGCGACGAGGGGGTAGGGCTCGTCAAGCGTCTCGAGCCCGTCGACGCGGTCCACGCGGAAGGTGCGGAAGTCGTCGCGCAGCTCGCACCACGCGGCCAGCGACCAGACCCGGCCCCAGAAGGTCAGGCCCAGGGGCCACACGGTGCGCAGCGACGTCTCGCCGTCCAGCGAGTCGTAGCGGAAGCGCACCTTGCGCCGCTCCCGCACCGCGCGCCGCAGCCCATGCAGGGCCGGCGCGCGGACGTCGGGGCCCGCGGTCGGGCAGCCTCGTGGGAGGCCCTCCGCCCGGGTGGGGCCCGGGGCTCCCGGCCGCCGCGCGTCGCTGCCCCCCAGCGGTACCATCAGGGCGGGGGCGGCCAGCTCGTCGCGCCGCGAGATGGGGAGGGCGGCGGCAATCTTCGTGAGCGCGGAGTCCGCGGCGCGGGCGAGCGCCGGGTCCGCGCCCGCCTGCACCATGCGTGCGCCGAGCACCAGGGCCTCCAGCTCCTCCTCGCTGAAGGCGAGCGGCGGCATCGTGTAGCCGCGGTCCAGCGTGTACCCCACGCCGGCCTCCCCGTGGATGGGGACGCCGGAGCGGGCCAGGTCGCTGACGTCGCGGTACACGGTGCGCTCGGAGACTCCCAGCTTCCGCGCCAGCTGCGCGGCCTTCACCAGCCGCTGGCGCTGCATCAGCTGGACGACCTGGAAGAGGCGATCGGCGCGGCGCATGGCGCGGGAGTCCGGCTAGGCCGCGAGCGGCGTGTGGAGGCCGACGTGGTTGCCCTCGGTGTCCTGGATGATGGCGATGTAGCCCGGGGGGCCGATGGAGGTGCGGGGCAGCAGCACCTTGCCGCCGGCGGCCTCCACGCGCTCCAGCCACGCGTCCAGCTCCCCGGCGGCGTTGAGGAAGATGCGCTGGCCGGTGGGGCTCGGCTTGTTGTCCGGGTCCTCCACCAGCGCGCCGCCCACGCCCTGGGTCGTGAAGATGGCGTGCGGCACGTTCAGGAAGCTCTCCCGCTTGAGCGTCAGCCCCGTCATCCGCTCGTAGAAGGTGGCGGCGCGGGACAGCTGCGTGCAGGGAATCTCGAACCAGGTGAGGGCGTCAGGGCGCTTCATGACAGGCTCCATGTCCGGAGGCCCGAGGCGCGAGCGGGAGTGCCCGCGGCCCGACCTCCACGCCCTGCACAGTGCGCCCCCCCTCCTGACAACGTCCTGTCAGGAGACATGCACCGCCCTCGTTTCGCACCCGGTGCCTCGCCTGGCGGGCCGCTTCCCTGGAGCAGGCGTCCCGGCAGTCCTCCCGTTCGCTCCTGGACGGCCTGCCATGAGGCCCGGAAAGCGAAGGGCCGGGCAGGCTTCGCGAGAAGCCCACCCGGCCCGGGTACGTCGGATGTGTCAGGTGCTACGGGCGGGCCGCCTTACGGGCAGGTGGCCGGCTTCGAGAAGCCGTTGGTCGGCGTGGTGCTGGCGGAGCCGCCGGACACGGCGTTGGTGCCGAGGCCGAAGGCGGCGAACGCGGTCCACAGCCGGCAGACGTCCGCGCCGCCGTTGATGGACGTGGCCGCCGTGATGATGCCGTCACGCACCTGGGTGAAGGTGGGGCTGCACGGCGTGTTCTTCAGGCCCTGGATGAAGTACCTCATGAAGCGCTGGTTACCCGCGGTGCCCGTCGCGTTGTAGAAGTCGGCGCTGAAGCCGTACTGGGTGACGAGCGCCCAGTAGGCCTCCCACATCGCCTGGGCGAACACCGAGCCCACGCCGTGCGGCACGGCCATGCCGTTGATGCTGGCGTAGGTCCACGTGTTGACCGTCGAGCTGGTGCTGTAGCGCTGGGTGCGGATGCCCGCGCCGGTGGTGGGCTGGTTCAGCGCGTAGGTGCCCACGCCGCGGCCCAGCGCGGCCGTGTGCGTCGGCAGCGCCGTGAACCAGAGCGAGAGGAAGTCGCTGATGCCCTCGCCCGGCTGCTGGCGGTTGGTGAGGCACGACACGTTGCTGGGGCCGCCGACCAGGCGGTTGGAGATGCCATGGCCGTACTCGTGGACGACGATGCCCGCGTCCAGGTCTCCGTCCCGGTCCGGCGTGGGCGCCGTCCAGATGTACATCTGCATGCGCGGGCGCTGGCCGTCCGGCGGCGTGGAGAAGTTGGCGTTGTTGGTGCCGCCGCCGTCCTGCGCCTCGGCGCGCACGTCGTCGTTGCCCAGGCCGCCGCGGCCGTAGTTGTTCACCTGGAAGTTACCGGCCAGCTCGTTGAAGCCGTACTGGTAGGTGACGTCGTGGATGATGTTGTTCCAGTAGAACAGGTTGGTGACGGCCGCCGGGATGTACGTGGACGGCGCGCCCGTCGAGAGGTTGATGGCGAAGCTGCACGCCAGCGTCGAGCCGCAGCTGGGCTCGGACGCGGGCGGAGCATTGTTGGCGTCGCGGTCCTCGTACGCGTGGACGTTGTTGCCGCGCGGAATGAGGAACTCGGCGCCGGCCACGCCGTTCGTGTCATGCCAGCCGTACGGCGAGGCCAGCGCATTGGCGGGGTTGGTCACCGTCGTGCGGCCGTCCGAGGGCGTCGCGGGCGAGGAGTGGCTGGGGCTCTCCACCGGCATCGCGTAGACCTTGTAGCTGTCCGAGGCCACCCAGTCGAAGCGCGTCCAGACCTCACCCGTCTGCGCGTCCACCGTCACGTCGAAGTCGTGCTGCTGGTCCGGGGTGTGGACCTGGAAGTGCCACACGAGGCGCGCCTCGCCGCGGCGCACCGGCAGCACCGCCAGCTTCGCGTTGATGGGCTCGGTGGACAGGCCCTCGGCCTCCACGCGCGTCTGCTGCTCCACCCCGGGCTCGGGCTTCAGGCCCTGGGGCGCGCTCTTGAGCGACACGCCCAGGTGCTTCGCCAGGCCCGCGACGGCCTCGGCGGCGCTCACCCGCGGCTCCACGCCGGCCAGCGCCCTGTCGATGGAGGGCAGGAAGTCGCTGTGCACGCTGAGCACGCGCCCTTCGCCGTCCACGTTGAGCTGCAGCTGCGCGTTGTAGACGGGCAGCCCCTTGTGCGTCTGGCGCAGGTAGATGTTGGTGATGCCGCTGTCCTTCGAATAGACGCGGTCCGTCACCTGCAGGTTGGCCAGGTCGCTCAGCTCCAGGCCGAACGCCTCGCGGTGCTTCTGGACGAAGTCCAGGCCGATGGCCAGCGCATCACCGCTGGAGGGCCCGGACAGCGCGCCCACCGGGTTGGTGAGCGAGCGCACCAGGCCGTTGGACTCGTCCGTCTCCACCAGCAGCTCCGGCACGCTCTGGCGCAGCGCGGCGACCCCGTCCTGCTGCGTCACGGAGAAGCCGAAGCGGGCCTGCGCGTTGTACCGCTCACGAGCGTCGTAGTTGCGATGCTCGTCGGCCTCCAACGTCGCGGCCAGGGCAGTGGAGCCGGTGAGGGCTCCCATGACAACCACCGCGTGGAAAAGGCGCCTTCGGTAAGGACCTGAGGACATGGCGTGCTCCTGCACCGCGAGGAAATCGCCCCCCTGGAAGGGACAGGCGACGCGCGGCAAGAAACCACACTTGGCGTGAAATACGCAACTGGCAGATTAAGCGTGTAATTTTGGCTTTTAAATGAATTCCAGGGTTCTCGCGGACCCTGTGGGTTCTTGACCGACCCGTGACGCGCCGGTAGTGGTTCTGAAACCTGAATCAGTATTCAACTCAGGCTTTCACTGCTCCACCACACCTCAGGGGAACGCATGCACTCAGTGGGTCGTCTTGGGAGTCTTTTCGTCGGGCTCGCGCTGGTCTCGGGTTGCGGAGGTCAGGAGCCGCAGGGGCCCGCGGGCGCGGAGGCGCTGGAGACGGCGGAGGCCGCCGTGTACGAGGCGCCGGACAGCCTCGCCGGGCTGCTGGGGAGCTATACGCGCTACTGGCCGCCGGCCGCCGCGGGGGAGCTCACCTCCATGACGCTGGCGGGCGTGGAGCATGTGGACCGGGTGGAGGGCAGCTACGTCCGCACGGTGAGCCGCGTCTGTCCCTTCTACGGCTGCAACACGGAGTCCGGCACCTTCTGGGCGCTGCCCAACAACCCGGCGGTGGGCGCCCTCATCGTCTTCAAGGACCTGGCGGGGGCGGAGCGGGACTACTACGCCATCACCCAGCTCCAGCGCAGCCCCATCACCGGGAAGATCACCGGCATCGTCCTGGTGAAGGGCGGCATGGCGGCGCCGGTTCCGTTCACCATGACGCGCGTGGGCTTCTAGCCGGGCGGGGGACCCGGACCCACTCCTGCCGGGCAGGCCACGAGCGGGGGCCTGCCCGGTCGGACGCTACAGGCAGGGTGGGGGATGTCAGACCGGGCAGGTAGGACGTGGGGTGAGGGGAGGGGGCCTGGAGGGGCTTCCTGAACGTCACCACCGAGCGCCCATGGACGTCCGCCAGAAGCTGCAGATCCTCGCCGACGCGGCGAAGTACGACGCCTCCTGCGCGAGCAGTGGGGGCAAGCGCGAGCCCGCGCCGCCGGAGGGCCTGGGCAGCGTGGAGCGCAGCGGCATCTGTCACAGCTACACGCCGGATGGGCGCTGCGTGTCGCTGCTGAAGGTGCTGCTCACCAACTTCTGCGTCTACGACTGCCAGTACTGCGTCAACCGCATCTCCAGCGACACGCCCCGGGCGCGCTTCACGCCGGAGGAGGTCGTGGGGCTCACGCTGGACTTCTACCGGCGCAACTACATCGAAGGGCTGTTCCTCAGCTCCGGCGTGCTCAAGGGCCCGGACTACACCATGGAGCAGATGGTGCAGGTGGCGCGGCTGCTGCGCGAGGAGCACGCGTTCCATGGGTACATCCACCTCAAGGCGGTGCCGGGCGCGTCCCCCGAGCTGATTGCCCAGGCCGGGCGCTACGCGGACCGGCTGAGTGCCAACATCGAGCTGCCCACGGAGGCGGACCTGAAGCGGCTGGCGCCGGAGAAGAGCCTGGCCGTCACCGGCCGCACCATGGGGGAAATCCATGCGCGGCTGGAGCAGGCGAAGGCGGAGCGCGCGCAGAGCCCCAAGGCGCCCCGCTTCGCCCCGGCGGGGCAGAGCACGCAGATGATTGTCGGGGCCACGCCGTCGCCGGACGCGGCCATCCTGGACACGGCGCACCGGCTGTACACGCGCTTCGGGCTGAAGCGGGTGTACTACTCGGCCTACAGCCCCATTCCGCGCTCGGACGTGCGGCTGCCGGCGAAGTCGCCGCCGCTGGTGCGCGAGCACCGGCTGTACCAGGCGGACTGGCTCCTGCGCTTCTACGGGTTCCGCGTGGGAGAGCTGGCGCCGCCCGAGCAGCCGGACCTGCCGCTGGACGTGGACCCGAAGCTGGCGTGGGCGCTGCGGCGGCGGGACATGTTCCCGGTGGACCTGAACCGGGCGCCCCGGGAGCTGCTGCTGCGGGTGCCGGGGCTGGGTGTGCGCACGGTGGACCGGGTGGTGCGCATCCGCCGGTGGCACGCGGTGACGCTGGCGGACCTGGTGCGGCTCAAGGTGCCCCTGCGGCGGGCGCGGCCCTTCATCGTCACGGCGGACTGGCGGCCCACGCTGCTGCTGGACACGGAGCGGCTGGTGGAGCGGGTGCGGCCGGCGTCGCAGCTGTCCCTCTTCGAGGCCTCGGCCTCCGCGCACTCGGGGGAGCTCTGATGCGGGTGAGCGTGGAGCCGGACCTGGCGTCCTTCCGGACGGTGGCGCGCGGGCTGCTGGCGCTCGGAGAGCCGCCGGAGCGGGTGCTCTTCGAGGAGGCCCGGGCGCGGCAGGGCTCGCTGCTGGCGGTGGGGGCGCCGGTGACGGAGCTGGCGCCCGCGCGGGGGCCGGCGCCCGCGGTGCCCCGGGACTTCCTGGGGCTGGCGGAGCAGGTGGCGTGTCACCGGGACTCCGGGCGCTGGGCGCTCCTGTACCGGGTGCTGTGGCGGCTGACGCACGGGGAGCGCCAGCTGCTGGAGGTGGACAGTGACGTGGACGTGCACCGGCTGCGGATGATGGAGCGGGCGGTGCGGCGGGACGCGCACAAGATGACGGCCTTCGTGCGCTTCCGGCGGGTGGAGCGGGACGGGGTGGAGCACTTCATCGCGTGGCACCGGCCGGACCACCTCATCGTCCGGCACGTGGCCCCGTTCTTCGTGCGCCGCTTCCCGTCCATGCGCTGGAGCATCCTCACGCCGGACGCGTGCGTGCATTGGGATCTGGAGCGGCTGTCCTTCGGGGACGGCGTGTCGCGCTCGGAGGCTCCGGAGGGGGATGCGCTGGAGACGCTGTGGGGGACGTACTATGCGTCCATCTTCAACCCGGCGCGGCTCAACGTGCGGGCCATGCGGGCGGAGCTGCCGAAGAAGCACTGGCCCACGCTGCCGGAGGCGCGGCTGATACCGGAGCTGGTGCGGCGGGCGCCCACGCGCACCTCGGCCATGGTGGCGCCGGTGCGGGAGGTGTCCGCGGCCACTGCGTGGCTTCCGGAGCGGCGCGAGCTGCCGGCGCTGGCGGAGGCGGCGCGGGCATGCCAGGCGTGTCCGCTGCACGAGCGGGCCACCCAGGCGGTGTTCGGCGAGGGGCCGGTGGGGGCCGCGCTGATGCTGGTGGGAGAGCAGCCCGGAGACTGGGAGGACCGCGAGGGGCGCCCGTTCGTGGGCCCCGCGGGGCAGCTGCTGGACGAGGTGCTGGGGCGGGCGGGGCTGAAGCGCTCGGAGCTGTACGTGACGAATGCGGTGAAGCACTTCGGGTGGACGCCAGGGGAGGGCGGGAAGCGGCGGCTGCACCAGAGCCCGGGGCGCGCGGAGGTGCTGGCGTGCCGGGGGTGGCTGGAGGCGGAGGTGGCGGCGGTGCGGCCGAGGATGATCCTGGCGCTGGGGGCCACGGCGGCGCAGGCGTTCCTGGGGCCGGGCTTCCGCATCCACCTCAGCCGGGGGCAGGTGTTCGAGACGCCGTGGGCGGACGGGTGGATGGCCACGTTCCATCCCTCGGCGCTGCTGCGCATGCCGGACCCGCGCAAGCGGGCGGAGGCGCGCATCCACTTCGAGGCGGACCTGCGCTCGGCGGCGGAGTGGCTGCGGCGGCTGCCTCGCGCGCCCTGATGCGCGAGGCCCGGCTGGACCTCTGAAGCCCTGCGACTCCCCGGCCGTGGCGCCCCTGACTTCGCCCAGGGGCCCCCGCCCGGCACGGCTCACACGCCGCGCACCTCGTGCGGCTTGTAGGGCGCCTCCAGCGCCTTCAGCTCCTCCGCCGTCAGCTTGAGGTCCACCGCGCGCACGGCGTCCTCCAGGTGCTCCGGTTTCGTGGCGCCGATGATGGGCGCCGTCACCGCGGGCCGGGACAGCAGCCACGCCAGCGCCACCTGCGCGGGCGGCACGTTCTTCGCGGTGGCCACGGCCTGGGTGGCCTGCACCACCTCCCAGTCCCCGGGCTGGTCATAGAGCTGGCCCGAGTACGTGTCCGACTTCGCGCGAGCCGTGGAGGCCCGGTCCGTGAGCGACTTGCGCGAGCCCGCGAGCAGGCCGCGCGCCAGGGGAGACCAGGGGATGACGCCGATGCCCTCCGCCTCGCACAGGGGCAGCATCTCCCGCTCCTCCTCGCGGTAGACGAGGTTGTAGTGGCCCTGCATGGACACGAAGCGGGACCAGCCGCGCAGGTCCGCCACGCCCAGCGCCCGAGCGAACTGCCACGCATACGCGGACGAGGCGCCCAGGTAGCGCACCTTCCCCTGGCGCACGAGCTGGTCCAACGCGGACAGCGTCTCCTCCAGCGGCGTGTTCGGGTCCATCCGGTGGATTTGATAGAGGTCGATGGCCTCCACGCCCAGCCGCTTCAGGCTCGCCTCGCAGCCCTGGACGATGTGCTTGCGCGACAGGCCGCGCATGTTCTGCCCGTCCCCCATGGGGAAGTACACCTTGGTGGCCAGCACCACCTCGTCCATGCGGGCGTACTTGCGCAGCGCCCGGCCGGTGACTTCCTCGCTCACCCCGTTGGAGTACATGTCCGCGGTGTCGAAGAAGTTGATGCCCAGCTCCACCGCGCGGCGGAAGAAGGGCTGCGCGGCCTCTTCGTCCAGCACCCACGGGCGCCAGGTGGGCGTGCCGTAGCTCATACAGCCCAGGCAGATGCGGGACACCCGCAGGCCGGTGCGTCCCAGGTTGGTGAATTTCATCGGAAATTTCCTCCTTGATGCCGGGTGCGGGCAAGGCACACGTCCACTTCGCCGCCCATGCGTCGCGTCATACCTTGGATGGGTGGGTCATACGGAACTGGCGTCTTTTCTGACCGCCGAGAATCCGCTAGATGTACGTGGAATCCGAGGGGGCGCTGAGCGGAGCGGAGTGGAGGGCGCCCCGGGTTTCCCAAGGGCCGTGCCGCGAAGTTCCGACTGCAGCGTCCTCCTGGGAAGGCCCCCCCGGGACACCGACATGCACCTGCCGACTCGCGCCGAGCCCGCGTCCGAATTCGTCTGCCCCGAGGACTCCACCTTCGTGGACGTATGCCGCGCACGTGCGGCGGCGCAGCCCGGTGAGCGCGTCTTCACGTTCCTGGAAGACGAAGGCGAGCACACGCTCACCTACGCGCAGCTGGATGCGGGCGCGAGGGCCGTGGCGGCGCTGCTGCGGCGGCACCTGGCGCCGGGCGAGCGCGCGCTGCTG is from Pyxidicoccus xibeiensis and encodes:
- a CDS encoding aldo/keto reductase, coding for MKFTNLGRTGLRVSRICLGCMSYGTPTWRPWVLDEEAAQPFFRRAVELGINFFDTADMYSNGVSEEVTGRALRKYARMDEVVLATKVYFPMGDGQNMRGLSRKHIVQGCEASLKRLGVEAIDLYQIHRMDPNTPLEETLSALDQLVRQGKVRYLGASSAYAWQFARALGVADLRGWSRFVSMQGHYNLVYREEEREMLPLCEAEGIGVIPWSPLARGLLAGSRKSLTDRASTARAKSDTYSGQLYDQPGDWEVVQATQAVATAKNVPPAQVALAWLLSRPAVTAPIIGATKPEHLEDAVRAVDLKLTAEELKALEAPYKPHEVRGV